The genomic DNA CGACACTATCATTGAATGATTCGTAATGCATGCTTGGCTCTTTACGAAATAATGATCGACATGTATGGATATTGTCATGTGCTTCGGATTTTCTATCTACCCCCCACCATATTCATATGTATCTAATTATCGCTTCTTACAAACATTATATATTCATTGATGTAATATTTGGTTACACATGTCTCCGGAAGCTTTTTACTCAATCTCAACTtcattttataagttttaaaccATTTCCAAATGTAATATTCTATTTTCTACTCCAtgtaaatactttttatttataaaatctataatttGGCAATGcatatttcttcttttacaaaaatttcaataaagTATGTTATTATTTAAGTTAATCAATTCATTATATTAAAGAATTTACATTACATCAtcgaaaaacaataaaacaactCGTGAAACATGTGGCGATGGGTCTTTTGCTCTCGATCTCTGTCTCCAACTTCGTAGGATATATTGTGTTGGGTCAAAGATGGCCCATCTTGATTCTCTGATGAACGTCGCAACAATcttgaaattatatttgttattttgttttcgaCATTAATGTATAACTAACGCACGAAAATAGTTGTTGTTTAAGcaagaaaagaagacaaaactgAATCCCAAATATCAGATTCCTACTACTACATTTCCACTTATGTTTATTGTGGTTgataaaatatactataataGAGTATAATTAAATTGGAGACAAACCAACAAATAAATCACTTAACCCGCGATTACTTTTTGTTCATGACATCGATTCCATATTTACATCCCACATTAGGATGCTAAACTCGCAAGTATGggctttatatatttaaatttatgtgaGGCGTTGCCTGTACAGCCCATTTTCTCAACCGAATTCACATTACAATGTAGCGGTACCGCACGTACATATCCCACATCGCTCTATTAGtaataaaacatgttttatatataacgTTGAGAGAGCAATCTTAGTCACGACCTTACTTGAACAGGATCTGTTCTATAGGCTCGTACCTCTGTTTCCTTGATTTCTAAGGAGACAGGCCCTTTACCCTGGTTGATGAACCATGACCGTGCGATCAGAGCGTGATTAGCGGCTACGATCTGTCTTCGGACGCATCCGGTGCTGTAGAGGATCGTTACTCGGCGGGGTTCTACTTTGCCGGGGTGGTCACACGGCGGTCTGACaggttcccttttctttttaatatccAGAAACGAAGCTCTGTTACTTGAGCGTGTCTAACTTCTCATGTTGGTTTATCTTTGTACCATATGAATCCAAAGGTTGATTGCATAGCAAGAAACTGATACAAAGGTTTCACTTTCTAACCTGAGAAATTCTCTCGCCTACGTCTAAAGAAGCCAAACTCAGTCATGTCTTCGACTTCAACGAAGACACTTCATTTCCAGTGCCGTGCTCACACTTATGGAGGCCTaaggcaaattttttttttgaattttgaatatttagtaaattattttaatattaaataaaaataaaatgttaataataaaaccatgaaaattaaaattaaaatcattttttttaaatcacaatGTTCTGTAGTAATTATCCACATGTACTACTTTTAATAATTCTTTGTTTAAATACTGTTTTTTACTTATGTTGCTATATATTAGTAaggaattttattttcaaaataagaaaatctcaataaaacttaaagtattttttaaaatatacaaattctaATGAAAAGTTTCCATTATTAAAAACACATTATATTAAGTTAACTAAATATAAGCttactttttctataaaatgtggcctaaaattttagtatttttttggtGACTTGGGGCATTTGCCCTTCTTACCCAAGGGTAAGCACGGCTCTGTTCATTTCACAAATCACAACACACGAAATGGACAACATTACCAAGGATAGAGCCTAGAATTTATCCgacacggcaaaacatatgggCTTTTATGAGACATTAAGCCCGTACATTGAGAAATCAACCTATAAATGTCTTACTAATCATTTAGCGCATCCCACATCGGAACAGTACTTACGATAATAAAGTAAACTGTAGTATAAAGGCTAACTGAGATCGCTTTGAAGAGATTCACGGAGCCGTGCAGTGAGAACAAAGCGAACTATTCTTTCGCCTTTTACTAAAGAATACCGTGTCTTCTCTGCACTAAGCGGTATACacctatttttggaaaggggtTGTTTATAAATAAACCCTCCATCAATTCTTTAGTTTAAATGGTTTTGTTACCATCACTTGCTGATTTAGACTGTCATCTGAGCAAGTGTTCTTTGCTTAATATTTACCTGAGAGTTGAGAGTCTAATCTGATGAATTTTTCGTGTAACTAATCAAAGTAGTTTCTGTATTTAAATTTCTCAGATTGAAGGAAGAAGCATTGGAAGGGACCTCTCTTCTTTGATGCATTTGCTCTTGTTTCATTTGTGTTAGCGGAAACAAAATTCTAACGTTAACAGATTTACAATGAACACCCCATCGTGGTTTAATTCAAACTTGGAATTGATGAGAATTAATAATGGTTTGTTTATTGCTCCACGCCATATAGGATCATCTTGGAAAAGGTTAACTATAAGCTTAGTCTGAGGTATAATGGTTTGTTTATTGCTCCACGCCATTACCAAACCTAGAAGTTCAAAACCAATATCACTTTGTGTTGATTAGGATTTCTTAGGTGAATATGCTTAGAGAataatattctttgttaaatgtTGATGAAGATGTCTTCAAGATCAAGATACACCTAATTGAGAACTGAGCAAACGAGGCGTCCAAAATTAGAAAGATTATAAAGATGCCATAATTAGGCCGAACTAgaaattatttcttaatattgtGTAGATAACAAAACGTAGAATAACCAATACATGTGAATGTGATGTGAACAATATTTTCCCTGACGGGTTATAATAAAGAAACTCATCTTGAATATTGGAACTGGAAGCTATTATAAGCCTAATTTAATTATGCATTCTGATATAAAAAGACCATAGCTACTTCGTTACTTGTGTGTAGGAGCAGCCGCTTCGATGCGAGAGCAAGTATCTTTGAGAAGAGGAGGGAAGAAGGGATTTAGCGGAAACATATGTGGCCAACACTTTGAATCTACATCCGAAAACGCTTTGCAACACTTAGGTCCAACATTACCAAATTTTCCTGTGAATACTGATTTGAATATCTCAGCCACACAACCTTCCACGCTAGAGAGTGATGACCAGCATTTTGTGATATCAACCGGAGAACCAGGAAGAGAAAATCCAGGAATAATAGAGAGTTTAGATGTTGCAAGTGCGGGAGCAGCTGCGTTGATGCGAGAGCAACCATCCTTGAGAAGAGGAGGGAAGAAAGGATTCAATGGAAACATTTTTGGCCAACACTTTGCATCGATTTCAGTAAACGCCTTGCAGCAAGCCCGTCCAACATTTTCAAACTTACCGGTTAGAGCAGATTTGAAGATTTCAATTTCACAACCTTGAATGTTGAGGAGCGACGACCAACATTTTGTGAGATCAATTGGGGAGCCAGGAGGAGAAAAGCCAGGAATGATAGGGAGTTGAGCTAGCCCCGGCTTCACTAAAGTAGTGGCACACAAAGTTACAATTAGAATAGTAGAGAGAAGAGTTTGGATCTTACCTTCCATGGtgaatattgtttctttttttattctatagAGGAGAATGATTTGCTTGATTGAGATGGTTTGGTATCTAAAGAACAAACAATTTATAGAATAGCTCAAGCTGAACGGATACGATAAATTTATTACGAGAGTTACACTGCCATAGTCTTTGACTCATTCCTTATGAAAAACTTTGGATTAAACCATGGAACTGTTACACTTTTACAAATTGATATCAGTAACTTCATTAAGTTGTAGGCTTTTAAACAGTTAATCCAAATAAATTTCTACTTGGacttttaacattttaatgTAACAGTTATTTTATTCAATGACTTAAAAGCAGATATCTCACCTagtcttttgtttatttcacaTCTTAAGCCAAACCAAATGTGAAAACACAGAGGAGGAGACTCATATCAATATTTAGGCCAAGCCTACTAGCTTCTCGCTGACTTCCCAAACTCTGCGAGCCTTTTGGATATCGCTAGCTTCTTGAGACAACTGATTCTCAAATGAAGCAGAGCTCTTGTTCCAGCTCCAATACACTCCCGACTTCGTCAAGCTTGGATCACTCACAaccttcaacaaaaaaaatacataggtTGAGTAAAAAGCAAGaataagaaactaaaagaaagaTTCTTGCGTCTCAAGCAAAATTAGGTTTTGGTTAATCTTCTTACCTGAGCAAGCCTTTTCCCAGCCTCTATCTCGGAGACATAACCTTTTGTGATGTACTTCTGGAAAGGAGGGAAGAGAGTACGGAAGAGAGGAATATGCTCTCTGAATAAACCTGTCGTCGCGATACAACCAGGGTAAAGGGAAGCGAAAGTGATGCCGGTATCTTCATGGAAACGCCTATGAAACTCCTGCATTGTCAACATGTTGCAGACTTTACTGTCTTTATACGCCTTTGCACCGTTAAAGTCTCCTCCATCTATCATCGCCGAGCTGTTTAGCCCGTTCAGTCCCCCTGCTAGTCCCCTCAAGTCACCAAGATTCGCCTTCGGAGGTACAATACCCGCCAATGTATTAGTGTTTCCTGCTCAACAAGAAACATATAACGTTTAGGGTTTCGGATTTAGAGTTAAGAATAAGTAGGAAATACATCAAGGGAAGGAGGATATACCAGTTATGGATCCAACAATGATGAGACGTTTCGACGGATAATCAGAGTTCTTCAAGTCGTCAATCAACAGTCTTGAAAGAAGAAAGTGGCCTAAATGGTTCGTCCCAACGCTAAGCTCAAACCCTTCGGCAGTAAAAGTAGGTTGATTAGCCGTTGGCTGATAAACCGCGTCAGTGCAAACCAACACATCAAGAGGCATCTCGGCTCGCCTGAAGTTATCAACGAACTGTCTCACGCTGTCCAAAGAGGCTAAGTCCATATGCATCACCGTGTAGCTGTCCCTAGGCATCCCTGCGGATTTAGCAGCTCTCTCGGCCTTGAGGAAATCTCTGCACGCCATTATCACGTGCCATTTACCTGTCTCGGCTAATGCCTTGGCCGTTGCTAAACCTAGCCCTGATGAAGCTCCCGTGACAACAACGTTTCCTTTTCTAAGGGTTTTCTTGCGGTCTAAGGAAGGTTTTGTGACCGAAGGAGTTGAAGTCGCGATTGCTTGAGCTCGAATAATCGCATTATTATTCCTCAAGTTCTGGCGGAGTAGAAGAATCGTAGTTAGTTTTCGACTACATCATTTTCCAAGAAAACACTCGTATCAAATAAACTTAGAACTAAGATTGTGTTACGTACTTTGCATCTCaatgaagaagagacgaagTCAGCTCTGATTTGTTCTGAAAGTGAAACACCAAACAAACTAGACTCTTTAAATGATGATACTGAAGCATTTAGTTTGccctgcaaccaaaaaaaaacaaaaatctaattaatctcggagaataaacaaaaaggaaacgattaatagaaagtaaaaaaagagttAACAAAATACATCTTTGCGAACAGAGAAAGCAGAGGAGACCAAAGAAGCAGCTTGAAGGGCCATTGTTTCGTTTAAAGACTTGTAAGAGTGTAATGTGATGTTCTGCAAATGTCAatgcttgtgtgttgtttatATAGGAGTTGAGACAAGTGAAAGATGGTCCCCTCCCACCCATCCTAGGATATGTGTGGATAAGATTTTACCTTTAGAGAAAGCTTTTTCCACGTCAGAATCTTACAGCCAATGAGATTTCGAGAACTAGATTTCCATCTCCTTTGGTATGGGgaggattgagagagagagagagagctatgaAACAACAATATACTCTGAATCGTTATGGACGCTCTGATCTAGAGataaaattgtttattaaaataatgaatTGAATTGTTATGTATTTAGATAGACTGTAATGGAAAATACAATGTGtatacaaaatcatatattctcCTTGTAGAGTTGGAATATCAAAGACACAACTACATTGTGGtatatgaatatatgttttttctgCCTAATTTGATTCTTAAACAAgaataacattatatattatatatatttgctagAGATTTCGAATTTTAGAGagaacaattaagaaaaaaataaataaaaaagaagcgtggtaagaaagaaataaaagaagtcAGTGGACGAACCAAACCTTTTCTCAATCTATACACTTTTGACAGGAGGAGATGGTTGTTACTAAGTTGAATTCAATTCGCCTTGggctttttgatttttgtaaaactttcttCTCTGCCTCAAAGGCGAACCGGAAATCCAAAATTCTGAAATGTTCTGATTTCTCCTCGTAAACCGCCAGTCACAATCACCATAGACCAAGCTGAGGCACTTGGTTTTGTGTTAACCTGTCCGTTAGAGATGTCCACGCTCACACGAGGGCTAGTCCGGGCTCTGTTCTTTGCAGCTACCATGAGTTTCTCCTCAGGCCATGTCGCTGAGATTCTATCGAAGAAGTATCGGTTTGTGGCGCTTGAAATGATACCGTTAGTGACggttttgttgttggttggaTCGTTGACAGGTGTTGGAGGGTTATTGGCTGTGAAGAGTGGTTGCTCGGGGCTGTTGCTGGTTTGGTTGTTGCTGATTTTGCCTGGCCAAGGTGCAGCCACAGAGACGTCTCGACAGTAAAAGTGTTCGTATGAGTTTGTGACTGTAACACGTTTGCTTTTCCCAGCTCGCGAGTCTGAGTCGTAGTTCCATACATACACATTAGAGTCTTCGCTTGCTGAGACTAAGAATTTCCCGTTTGATGTAAGTGAAGCCGAGATTTGGCTATTCGTGTTGCGAAATCCTGCAAACCCGAAAATTTTACTAAAACTCAGAAAAACACACAGTACTTGCAATAAGGTTGAGCTTATTTTCCAACGCCAGATGTAGAAAAAAGCTTAAGAACAACATGTTTATGAGATGTGGGAAGAATATTTTCAAGATGATAAGACCGAAAGATTCACCTCCATGAACAATAAAGTTATACCTAATCCTCGAGTTCtaagaatgaagaagagagcTTCTAGCTTAGTATGATTTACCTTTAAATTTGTGAACAAGGTCAACACCGTCAACAACCCGTGTACGTGAATCTGCAGATGTGACGAGCACTTCCGATGAACTTCCCGCCACAAACTGGTTCATGAGAATGGTCAGATAAACCAGTACAGcacccaaaacaaaattacagtTGGAAGTATAAATTAAAGGTGTAACTTGCTATTTAGGCTTTACCTGAAAACCAGTGATTTTCTTGTGatgggttttcttttttctgttcttCAGATTGATTTCACGTCTCTGCTGCAGTTTGTTATCTGAATGaacgaaaatatattaatgtcaAAAGACGAGATGGAGAAACAATTTAGATTTCAGATAAGTAAGTTCTGAGCTATATATACCATGTGTGTTGTATAAGCAACAAGTTCCTTTGTATGAACCAACCAATGCACCCTTTACAAACCAAGAGAGCTTCATTAAGGTTCTGCATGAATTAATTACTGAATTCACTTCATTACATAAAAAAAGACTTAATGGCTTACCTGCCCATCCGGTGTATAGCAGGCAGCTGTGACCATCTCATGAAGATCGTTCCAATCAACAACTTGATGATCAGGAATGCTCCATATCCGAACTTTTGCATCCAAAGATCCGCTGATGAAGTAATTGTCATCCACAGGATTAAACTGGATGCAAGTCACTGTGTCCAGGAAACAGAAAACTAGATGAGAGAAAATCTTATATCACATAACTAACATATAAAATTGTTATCTTTTTGTCTTCTGTTTCAGGGATCTATTTACATGTGGAAGAGGCTTGACATATGAATCCAGAACAGAGTTGACACCTAACGTGACTAACATACTTCTTACAATGTACGCTTAGTTTCGTAGAGAATAATAAGAACAGAAGTGACTCATGGCTATTGATGGGGAATAAGAGGGTATATCCACTCACCGTAGTCACTATGTGAGAAGACTTTCAAACAGGTCTTGCTAGATAAGTCCCATAGTCGAACAGTCTTGTCCATGGAAGAGGAAAGAAGGtgctgaaaacaaaacattgagAGTGCAAAGTCTTGAGAATTCAAGGTTTTATCCGATCTAGGGAAAAAACTGATCGAAGCAGATTCTCACATAACAATTGAGAAAACCTAAAATTAGCACTAGTAAGTTGAACAAGGTTATAATTTTGCTCCAAACAATAGAATAGATTGAATTTTATATACGTTTCTAGTGTGAAAACCAACATCATGGTTTAAAAATAGTTGTAGCCAAATGAAATGATCGGGACTAGTACCAACCTGAGATTTTGACCATGAAAGGTCAAGTACGTCATCCAAATGCCCAACAAATGAACACACCGGTTTCTCTGAGAGACCAAAGACTGCCTCTGGAACGAGAACATTGTCCAAGCTCACTGATTTTCGGCTAAATGAAGTTCTCCCTCTTCTCTTTGGAGACATTGAAACTGGTTCTGGTGACCCATTtgctaaaagaaacaaattaatgcTCCCATCTTCTTGTTTATCAACGGACAAGagttctccttttctttctgACTCAACAACTTTCCAAATCTGAATAACACAATCCTCACCAG from Camelina sativa cultivar DH55 chromosome 2, Cs, whole genome shotgun sequence includes the following:
- the LOC104729404 gene encoding egg cell-secreted protein 1.1-like, with translation MEGKIQTLLSTILIVTLCATTLVKPGLAQLPIIPGFSPPGSPIDLTKCWSSLLNIQGCEIEIFKSALTGKFENVGRACCKAFTEIDAKCWPKMFPLNPFFPPLLKDGCSRINAAAPALATSKLSIIPGFSLPGSPVDITKCWSSLSSVEGCVAEIFKSVFTGKFGNVGPKCCKAFSDVDSKCWPHMFPLNPFFPPLLKDTCSRIEAAAPTHK
- the LOC104729412 gene encoding protochlorophyllide reductase A, chloroplastic-like — protein: MALQAASLVSSAFSVRKDGKLNASVSSFKESSLFGVSLSEQIRADFVSSSLRCKNLRNNNAIIRAQAIATSTPSVTKPSLDRKKTLRKGNVVVTGASSGLGLATAKALAETGKWHVIMACRDFLKAERAAKSAGMPRDSYTVMHMDLASLDSVRQFVDNFRRAEMPLDVLVCTDAVYQPTANQPTFTAEGFELSVGTNHLGHFLLSRLLIDDLKNSDYPSKRLIIVGSITGNTNTLAGIVPPKANLGDLRGLAGGLNGLNSSAMIDGGDFNGAKAYKDSKVCNMLTMQEFHRRFHEDTGITFASLYPGCIATTGLFREHIPLFRTLFPPFQKYITKGYVSEIEAGKRLAQVVSDPSLTKSGVYWSWNKSSASFENQLSQEASDIQKARRVWEVSEKLVGLA
- the LOC104729423 gene encoding WD repeat-containing protein 44-like translates to MMKMMMMNRRSNVVRFETKVEEDEEEEEEEDDNDDCFYESLDRVLSSCSCSTSNSDYDSDPNISDSIHDPSPFPVPVFPMGTSGFELWKSEPESVSERRIRLLRGLGLSNEPDLPPPASQLRSRSRRKGICNSHFSRSVPSDVLVSKHQGKCVLRSDAAGSDNVDLGKSRHYTGSRCSCSSSVNMLNDDHTGKSRMRNGGNNGVDFISKEPTMEIRDNGVDLDEQMCTIRNLDTGKEFVVNEVREDGMLEKLKEVGTDRQLTIEEFEMFVGTSPIVLELMRRQNVEDVCKDSVDMDTNVSGSRVTKHRRRGSWLKSIKNVASSVTGYKERRSTDDRDSPSERGGQRFSSATDDSRDTSFHDPERVKVRQYGKSCKELTALFKSQEIQAHKGSIWSIKFTLDGRYLASAGEDCVIQIWKVVESERKGELLSVDKQEDGSINLFLLANGSPEPVSMSPKRRGRTSFSRKSVSLDNVLVPEAVFGLSEKPVCSFVGHLDDVLDLSWSKSQHLLSSSMDKTVRLWDLSSKTCLKVFSHSDYVTCIQFNPVDDNYFISGSLDAKVRIWSIPDHQVVDWNDLHEMVTAACYTPDGQGALVGSYKGTCCLYNTHDNKLQQRREINLKNRKKKTHHKKITGFQFVAGSSSEVLVTSADSRTRVVDGVDLVHKFKGFRNTNSQISASLTSNGKFLVSASEDSNVYVWNYDSDSRAGKSKRVTVTNSYEHFYCRDVSVAAPWPGKISNNQTSNSPEQPLFTANNPPTPVNDPTNNKTVTNGIISSATNRYFFDRISATWPEEKLMVAAKNRARTSPRVSVDISNGQVNTKPSASAWSMVIVTGGLRGEIRTFQNFGFPVRL